In Streptomyces capitiformicae, one genomic interval encodes:
- a CDS encoding cupin domain-containing protein — MLEIKTVEKPDERRDFPRGHLEAVHLTGLDFAVATFEPGWRWSESVAPIAGTKSCQVHHDGYVVQGRLHIVMDEGGESEVGPGDVFVCPPGHDAWVVGDEQCVVYDFAGPMAQGYAKAQSD; from the coding sequence ATGCTGGAGATCAAGACGGTCGAGAAGCCGGACGAGCGGCGGGACTTCCCGCGCGGCCACCTTGAGGCCGTCCACCTCACCGGGCTCGACTTCGCGGTGGCCACCTTCGAACCCGGCTGGCGCTGGTCGGAATCCGTGGCCCCCATCGCCGGCACGAAGAGCTGCCAGGTCCACCACGACGGGTACGTCGTCCAAGGACGCCTGCACATCGTCATGGACGAAGGCGGTGAGAGCGAGGTCGGGCCCGGCGACGTCTTCGTGTGCCCGCCCGGGCACGACGCGTGGGTCGTGGGTGACGAGCAGTGCGTGGTGTACGACTTCGCGGGACCCATGGCACAGGGGTACGCCAAGGCGCAGAGCGACTGA